One stretch of Akkermansia massiliensis DNA includes these proteins:
- the nth gene encoding endonuclease III: MDTKKRASIVREELMSLYGNPPIPLAHRDAYTLLVAVLLSAQCTDKRVNLVTPALFALASTPEEMARQDVEAVREIVRPCGLSERKASAIVNLSRILVEKYQGQVPCDFAALESLPGVGHKTASVVMTQAFGVPAFPVDTHIFRLSRLWGLSKGKTVEAVERDLKSLFPENSWGDLHLRIVLYGREYCSARGCGGRCPICSRLAREDGSAGV; the protein is encoded by the coding sequence ATGGATACGAAAAAACGGGCTTCCATTGTCCGGGAGGAACTCATGTCCCTGTATGGGAACCCTCCCATCCCCCTGGCGCACCGCGACGCCTACACCCTGCTGGTGGCGGTTCTTCTGTCCGCCCAGTGCACGGACAAGCGCGTAAACCTGGTGACCCCGGCCCTGTTCGCCCTGGCTTCCACCCCGGAGGAAATGGCCCGGCAGGATGTGGAAGCGGTCCGGGAAATCGTGCGGCCCTGCGGCCTCTCGGAAAGGAAGGCGTCCGCCATCGTGAACCTCAGCCGCATCCTGGTGGAAAAATACCAGGGGCAGGTTCCCTGCGACTTTGCGGCCCTGGAATCCCTTCCTGGGGTAGGGCATAAAACGGCCTCCGTCGTCATGACTCAGGCCTTCGGCGTTCCTGCCTTTCCGGTGGATACGCACATTTTCCGCCTTTCCCGGCTGTGGGGGCTGAGCAAGGGGAAAACGGTGGAAGCCGTGGAACGTGACTTGAAAAGCCTTTTCCCTGAAAATTCATGGGGAGATCTTCATTTGCGCATCGTCTTGTACGGGCGTGAATACTGCTCTGCGCGGGGTTGCGGAGGGCGCTGTCCGATCTGCAGCCGGCTGGCCCGGGAAGACGGTTCCGCGGGTGTCTGA
- a CDS encoding MotA/TolQ/ExbB proton channel family protein, translating to MKNLFRLGFRFAAFASVLMAAFSTSAFAQEAAEAAVPQEQTMLDKWIIAGGWTMIPIMLVEAFIVFLVIYNMVALKKEKFCPEDLKVTLLQLMAECRIRSAIEVAAGSPTYLGRLVAYALPNVDATRPEDLGKDAIEDAVADFTANESRSVFKWINMLALCAQISPMLGLFGTVQGMVGAFGTLSSAGQADPTQLAGDISVALLTTFWGLINAIIATPFFFFQKGIANAHIAECVGTVQEMVNTSINVVNAEAQLARIPEGLA from the coding sequence ATGAAGAACCTTTTTAGACTGGGTTTCCGTTTCGCCGCATTTGCTTCCGTCCTGATGGCCGCGTTTTCTACATCCGCCTTTGCTCAGGAAGCTGCCGAAGCCGCTGTTCCGCAGGAACAGACCATGCTTGACAAATGGATCATCGCCGGTGGTTGGACCATGATCCCGATTATGCTGGTGGAAGCCTTCATCGTTTTCCTGGTAATCTACAACATGGTGGCTCTGAAAAAGGAAAAATTCTGTCCGGAAGACCTCAAGGTCACCCTGCTGCAGCTGATGGCCGAATGCCGCATCCGCTCTGCCATTGAAGTGGCAGCCGGCAGCCCCACCTATCTGGGCCGCCTGGTTGCGTATGCCCTGCCGAATGTGGACGCCACCCGTCCGGAAGACCTTGGCAAGGACGCCATTGAAGACGCCGTAGCCGACTTTACGGCCAATGAAAGCCGTTCCGTATTCAAATGGATTAACATGCTGGCCCTTTGCGCGCAGATTTCCCCCATGCTCGGCCTCTTCGGTACGGTGCAGGGGATGGTGGGCGCGTTCGGCACGCTGTCAAGCGCCGGACAGGCAGACCCCACCCAGCTTGCCGGTGACATCTCCGTGGCTCTTCTGACGACCTTCTGGGGCTTGATCAACGCCATTATCGCCACGCCGTTCTTCTTCTTCCAGAAGGGCATCGCCAACGCCCATATTGCCGAATGCGTAGGCACCGTGCAGGAAATGGTGAACACCTCCATCAACGTGGTGAACGCCGAAGCCCAGCTTGCCCGCATTCCCGAAGGCCTGGCCTGA
- a CDS encoding ExbD/TolR family protein, protein MGKKKANVAADEESGEMDMSPMIDMVFLLLIFFVVNATAITVKKDKNIQMPTASSSGEVKSANGCIVVNVYGEGDGKRPAGMDPNVRWASDVSAPLNSPDELKEYIKNLAERFKDKQDFETRLYLRGDQKALFKGSREVIRVAAECGVVKVIFAVLPAKNSSAANKAE, encoded by the coding sequence ATGGGTAAGAAAAAAGCCAATGTAGCGGCCGACGAAGAGAGCGGGGAAATGGATATGTCCCCCATGATCGACATGGTTTTCCTCCTGTTGATCTTCTTCGTGGTGAACGCTACGGCCATTACCGTTAAAAAGGATAAGAACATTCAAATGCCCACGGCCAGCAGTTCCGGTGAAGTGAAATCCGCCAACGGCTGTATCGTGGTGAATGTGTACGGTGAAGGGGATGGAAAGCGTCCCGCCGGCATGGACCCCAACGTTCGCTGGGCTTCCGATGTCAGTGCGCCGCTCAACTCTCCGGATGAACTGAAGGAATATATCAAAAACCTTGCGGAACGCTTCAAGGACAAGCAGGACTTTGAAACCCGCCTGTATCTGCGCGGCGACCAGAAGGCCCTGTTCAAGGGCTCCCGGGAAGTGATTCGCGTGGCTGCGGAATGTGGCGTGGTCAAGGTGATCTTTGCCGTATTGCCTGCTAAAAATTCCTCTGCTGCAAACAAGGCCGAATAA
- a CDS encoding ExbD/TolR family protein, protein MVEDEDPKLDISSLIDVCFLLLIYFIVATSLIQERKLDMSMPGQSVSDTASQIEPALIRIIKDGTIYWGKDNSLMIDNDMNNHNLATLVQQLEAKKQEASAVGTKPVVQLWVEGDVPHQRVIDVMNALTEAGITTVALTDLKDD, encoded by the coding sequence ATGGTTGAGGATGAAGATCCCAAGCTGGATATTTCCTCCCTCATCGACGTGTGCTTCCTTCTGTTGATTTACTTCATTGTGGCGACCTCCCTGATTCAGGAACGCAAGCTGGACATGTCCATGCCGGGGCAATCCGTGAGCGATACCGCCTCCCAGATTGAACCGGCGCTGATCCGCATCATCAAGGACGGCACCATTTACTGGGGCAAGGACAACAGCCTGATGATTGACAATGACATGAACAACCATAACCTGGCGACCCTCGTGCAGCAGCTGGAAGCCAAGAAACAGGAAGCCAGCGCCGTAGGCACCAAGCCGGTAGTTCAGTTGTGGGTGGAGGGCGATGTTCCCCACCAGCGCGTCATTGACGTCATGAACGCTTTGACAGAAGCAGGAATTACCACGGTGGCCCTGACCGACCTCAAGGACGACTAA
- a CDS encoding tetratricopeptide repeat protein, which produces MIKSNYTTALAAGLVSVVSIGAALPSSAQHGPRDYQRTALTAMKEGKWQEALDAVDRCIRVYEPRIKTLGLDDGFGWFYYQKGVCLAQLKQYKEAVEAFKACYTKFPSAKNQLVKMALFREGENYCRLGDFAKGAELLEKFLKEYRSDPVARNVNAGEVQGLLAQCYFKMDPPAFEKGLENLTSCVTSRYKGRRITDAVITNGFLAMVDAAIKTGKCQETVKFVEAHPSVMNISPTRVALYAPRLVSYIAEVLEKSRALLQEGKQKESEDYASLAMVLMGLLPDQAGVLADANHSLDRLGRANGAVPGVTDLSHTLDRTKVTALIDQFNKMKEEGKVMDAFTFSFMGNQALVHGSQRVARAAYQLINESYPDAPGREDNLYYLAMTTWQLGEADKGGELVAQHLKEFPNSKYAPMLNTLSLEGLLKDKKFDLCVQQADKVMELHKDDPTHKFYELALYCKGASLFNLGAADAARYKEAVPVLERFVKEYRDSTYLKTAMYLLGETYTNLGNTDEAIQAFTNYIARFPDKNDANMAAVLYDRAFNYLNRKNPGDEELATKDAKEIVDNFKEHRLFPYANNLLANLYAGSKEHEQEAEGYFLAALESAKKLGDKRPAAEAVYNLLINATKKPLPVEPKEAVEAARTARRDEVKKWYDEYWKNSDQPGSRYSLQLAAAAMDFFKDDKEMFDPASVKMQEVIVREGKKDDPKMTVLLEEAVNSYTKTYMAGNQALGRNLDANAMRNHFYRFPGVDNDKDKTLSAMLRMAVIAQTQERYEKAPTETDEQRAEKAALEGLVKQLFVELKRDFKPSDLPPYTLVKLGVHLANTSQPEESIAYFDEILDPSEPDPVRKKARINGMSKYRKNAVFGKAVALGRSKDNAKVETAIKMMKDELSKEESSANPDRKAMEDAQYNLVKFTSARQDWPSVIAAADKYRENKSYKKNLPEVLYLQGEAYLKQNELDKALINFMNITGTYKGLVKWSAPAVLAQMDTLWKRNTMSQGAGKQPSDRYIAWKAGSQYVQLLDTPANRKKMTAEDSALVNEVKDKTAKFGSDPAVSQERADIAAYEAAIRAAKGQK; this is translated from the coding sequence ATGATCAAATCAAACTATACTACTGCACTGGCTGCAGGCCTGGTTTCCGTGGTGAGCATTGGGGCGGCGCTCCCGTCCAGTGCCCAGCATGGCCCGCGCGATTACCAGCGCACGGCCCTGACCGCCATGAAGGAAGGCAAGTGGCAGGAAGCCCTGGATGCCGTGGACCGCTGCATCCGCGTTTATGAACCCCGTATCAAGACGCTGGGGCTGGATGACGGCTTCGGCTGGTTCTATTACCAGAAGGGCGTCTGCCTGGCCCAATTGAAGCAATACAAGGAAGCTGTGGAAGCGTTCAAGGCGTGTTACACCAAGTTCCCGAGCGCCAAGAACCAGCTCGTGAAAATGGCCCTGTTCCGCGAGGGGGAAAACTATTGCCGCCTTGGGGATTTTGCCAAGGGCGCGGAGCTGCTGGAGAAATTCCTGAAGGAATACCGCAGCGACCCTGTAGCCCGGAATGTTAATGCCGGTGAAGTGCAGGGACTGCTGGCCCAGTGTTATTTCAAGATGGATCCGCCCGCCTTTGAGAAAGGGCTGGAAAACCTTACCTCCTGCGTCACCTCCCGCTACAAGGGGCGCCGCATTACGGATGCCGTCATCACCAACGGCTTCCTGGCGATGGTGGATGCCGCCATCAAGACCGGCAAATGCCAGGAAACGGTAAAATTTGTGGAAGCCCATCCTTCCGTGATGAACATCAGCCCCACCCGCGTGGCGCTGTACGCTCCCCGGCTGGTGAGCTACATTGCGGAAGTGCTGGAAAAATCCCGCGCCCTTCTCCAGGAAGGAAAGCAGAAGGAGTCTGAAGACTACGCCTCCCTGGCAATGGTGCTGATGGGCCTCCTGCCCGACCAGGCCGGAGTGCTGGCGGACGCCAACCATTCCCTGGACCGCCTGGGACGCGCCAACGGCGCCGTGCCCGGCGTGACGGACCTCTCCCATACGCTGGACAGGACGAAGGTGACCGCCCTGATTGACCAGTTCAACAAGATGAAGGAGGAAGGGAAGGTCATGGACGCCTTCACGTTCAGTTTCATGGGCAACCAGGCCCTGGTGCATGGTTCCCAGCGGGTCGCCCGCGCCGCTTACCAGCTTATCAATGAATCCTATCCGGACGCCCCGGGCAGGGAGGACAACCTCTATTACCTGGCCATGACTACCTGGCAGTTGGGAGAAGCGGACAAGGGCGGCGAGCTTGTGGCGCAGCACCTGAAGGAATTCCCGAATTCCAAGTATGCCCCCATGCTGAACACCCTGTCCCTGGAAGGACTGCTGAAGGACAAGAAATTCGATCTCTGCGTCCAGCAGGCGGACAAGGTCATGGAGCTGCACAAGGACGACCCCACCCACAAGTTCTATGAATTGGCCCTGTACTGCAAAGGCGCCTCCCTGTTCAACCTGGGGGCTGCGGACGCCGCCCGCTACAAGGAAGCGGTGCCGGTGCTGGAACGCTTCGTGAAGGAATACCGTGACAGCACCTACCTGAAAACGGCCATGTACCTGCTGGGTGAAACCTACACGAACCTGGGCAATACGGATGAAGCCATCCAGGCCTTCACCAATTACATTGCCCGTTTCCCGGACAAGAATGACGCCAATATGGCCGCCGTGCTTTATGACCGTGCCTTCAACTACCTGAACCGCAAGAACCCCGGAGACGAGGAGCTTGCCACGAAGGATGCGAAGGAAATCGTGGACAACTTCAAGGAGCACCGCCTGTTCCCGTATGCCAACAACCTGCTGGCGAACCTGTATGCCGGCAGCAAGGAGCATGAACAGGAAGCGGAAGGCTATTTCCTGGCCGCTCTGGAATCCGCCAAAAAGCTGGGCGACAAGCGCCCCGCCGCGGAAGCCGTGTACAACCTGCTCATCAATGCCACCAAGAAACCTCTCCCCGTAGAACCGAAGGAAGCCGTGGAAGCGGCCAGGACGGCGCGACGGGACGAAGTCAAGAAGTGGTATGACGAGTACTGGAAGAACAGCGACCAGCCCGGCAGCCGCTACAGCCTCCAGCTGGCTGCCGCAGCCATGGACTTCTTCAAGGACGACAAGGAGATGTTTGACCCCGCGTCCGTCAAGATGCAGGAAGTCATTGTGAGGGAAGGCAAGAAGGACGATCCCAAGATGACCGTTCTTCTGGAGGAAGCCGTCAACTCCTACACCAAGACGTACATGGCCGGCAATCAGGCGCTGGGCCGCAATCTGGACGCCAACGCCATGCGCAACCACTTCTACCGGTTCCCCGGCGTGGACAATGACAAGGACAAGACGCTGAGCGCCATGCTCCGCATGGCCGTCATTGCCCAGACGCAGGAACGGTATGAAAAGGCTCCCACGGAAACGGACGAACAGCGTGCCGAGAAGGCCGCTCTGGAAGGTCTGGTCAAGCAGCTCTTCGTGGAGCTGAAGCGGGACTTCAAACCTTCCGACCTGCCTCCGTACACGCTCGTGAAGCTGGGTGTCCACCTGGCCAATACGTCCCAGCCGGAAGAAAGCATCGCCTACTTTGATGAAATCCTGGACCCGTCGGAACCTGATCCGGTGCGCAAGAAGGCCCGCATCAACGGCATGTCCAAGTACCGCAAGAATGCGGTCTTCGGGAAGGCCGTTGCTCTGGGCCGCAGCAAAGATAACGCCAAGGTGGAAACCGCCATCAAGATGATGAAGGATGAACTCAGCAAGGAGGAATCCAGCGCCAACCCGGACCGCAAGGCCATGGAAGACGCCCAGTACAACCTGGTCAAGTTCACCTCCGCCCGCCAGGACTGGCCGTCCGTCATTGCCGCCGCCGACAAGTACCGCGAGAACAAGTCCTACAAGAAGAATCTGCCGGAAGTCCTCTACCTGCAAGGTGAAGCCTACCTGAAGCAGAACGAGCTGGACAAGGCCCTGATCAACTTCATGAACATCACGGGCACGTACAAGGGCCTCGTGAAGTGGTCCGCTCCCGCCGTGCTTGCACAGATGGATACGCTGTGGAAGAGGAACACGATGTCCCAGGGGGCGGGCAAGCAGCCGTCCGACAGGTATATCGCCTGGAAGGCCGGCAGCCAGTATGTGCAACTGCTGGATACTCCCGCCAACCGCAAGAAGATGACGGCAGAAGACAGTGCCCTGGTCAACGAGGTGAAGGATAAGACGGCCAAGTTCGGCTCCGATCCCGCCGTCAGCCAGGAACGGGCGGACATCGCCGCCTATGAAGCCGCCATACGCGCCGCCAAGGGCCAGAAGTAA
- a CDS encoding AsnC family transcriptional regulator, producing MNSIPSSPNDPVNTDILMVAEDRVKGFRRFPFHAISEQCGHPVPVVIQRLKAMMEAGVVRRVRQTLLATKLAQGALVAWSLPEKNLDAAFDWMKEHDPFTGHVVLRNTDAANPGAQYRLWTTVKVPVGCGTLEEHCEILKRHIGADDYVLLPARGVFALGVGHMRRRGLRPGDKTPEPAPMQETKTVSLSGLEWKVLLSVKEQLRPEEMVEDPWALRAAQAGLEPEEYCRTAEELDRKQVIGRFATFLEHVRTRTNDGPVTKYNGLFHWTVPAGMEIRAGAECGRHICMTHCYWRTGGDIFGGAQIMGVVHGLEKNAVLEHKAAIDRHLDASGIPVLHTAVFWGERSEIKPSEISPDLYRKWTEEVKSAPVLR from the coding sequence ATGAACAGCATTCCCTCCTCTCCGAACGATCCCGTCAACACGGACATCCTGATGGTGGCGGAAGACCGCGTCAAGGGCTTCCGGCGCTTCCCCTTCCATGCCATTTCCGAGCAATGCGGCCACCCGGTCCCGGTAGTCATCCAGCGCCTGAAAGCCATGATGGAAGCCGGAGTGGTGCGCCGCGTGCGCCAGACGCTGCTGGCTACCAAGCTCGCCCAGGGGGCCCTGGTGGCATGGTCCCTGCCGGAGAAGAACCTGGATGCGGCCTTTGACTGGATGAAGGAGCACGACCCCTTCACGGGCCACGTGGTGCTCCGCAACACGGATGCGGCCAATCCCGGCGCCCAATACAGGCTCTGGACCACGGTCAAGGTGCCCGTGGGCTGCGGCACGCTGGAGGAACACTGCGAGATACTGAAACGCCACATCGGCGCGGACGACTATGTCCTGCTGCCCGCCCGCGGCGTTTTTGCGCTGGGCGTGGGGCACATGCGCCGCAGGGGCCTCCGGCCCGGGGACAAGACTCCGGAACCGGCCCCCATGCAGGAAACGAAAACCGTCTCCCTCTCCGGGCTGGAATGGAAGGTGCTCCTCTCCGTCAAGGAACAGCTCAGGCCGGAGGAAATGGTGGAAGACCCCTGGGCCCTCCGCGCCGCCCAGGCTGGCCTGGAACCGGAGGAATACTGCCGCACGGCGGAAGAGCTGGACCGGAAGCAGGTCATCGGCCGCTTCGCCACCTTTTTGGAACATGTACGGACCAGAACGAACGACGGCCCCGTCACCAAATACAACGGACTGTTCCACTGGACGGTTCCCGCCGGCATGGAAATCCGGGCGGGAGCGGAATGCGGACGCCACATCTGCATGACCCACTGCTATTGGAGAACCGGAGGGGACATCTTCGGCGGGGCGCAGATCATGGGCGTGGTGCACGGCCTGGAAAAAAACGCCGTGCTGGAACACAAGGCGGCGATTGACCGCCATCTGGACGCCTCAGGCATTCCCGTCCTGCATACGGCCGTCTTCTGGGGCGAACGCTCGGAAATCAAGCCCTCCGAAATTTCCCCGGACCTGTACAGGAAATGGACGGAGGAAGTGAAAAGCGCCCCCGTCCTGCGGTAG
- a CDS encoding Rne/Rng family ribonuclease translates to MLKKIKRAFGFGSCDPMEGSTIIINAEKLERRVALLENGVLEEYTIEREGEDNIVGGIFKGRVKNIEPGLKAMFVDIGQEKNAFLHFWDALPAALDSSLEEIEREGRPKKQQRKITSKDIPDIYPIGSEIMVQVTKGPIGTKGPRVTTNVSLAGRYLVLMPFTDQFGISRKIEDPKERLRLRQIMQKLNVPDGMGIIMRTVAQGQRYRHFVRDLAMLLEQWYGVEEKKEANPAPVCVYREPDLIERTARDFLTDTVDNIICDDAETTEHMRSIAGKISRRAKRHIQHFPVRTPIFEELGIEKQINEAFQRQVLLPCGGYLVIDETEALIAIDVNTGRNKGTKDLDKTILDTNLEAAYEIARQLRLRNIGGLVVVDFIDMRHRKDQQAVYKAMKDRLKRDKAKTQVLQITPIGLMEMTRQRLNESLRESVHDPCPYCGGRGRVKSVMTMSVEIQRQIYACIQKYRETIGDMVIVVNSEVLSRFKNEDASLLMELERQHSGRLIFRGDHNQHRESFAIYDARYDNKPLYQSGQ, encoded by the coding sequence ATGCTTAAAAAAATTAAACGAGCCTTCGGCTTCGGATCCTGTGATCCCATGGAAGGCTCCACCATCATCATCAATGCCGAGAAACTCGAACGCCGCGTAGCCCTTCTGGAAAACGGCGTACTGGAAGAATACACCATCGAGCGCGAAGGCGAAGACAACATCGTAGGCGGCATCTTCAAGGGCCGCGTCAAAAACATCGAACCGGGCCTCAAGGCCATGTTCGTGGACATCGGCCAGGAAAAGAACGCCTTCCTCCACTTCTGGGACGCTCTGCCCGCCGCGCTGGACTCCAGCCTGGAAGAAATCGAACGCGAAGGACGGCCAAAGAAGCAGCAGCGCAAAATCACGTCCAAGGACATTCCGGACATCTACCCCATCGGCTCCGAAATCATGGTGCAGGTCACCAAGGGCCCGATCGGCACCAAGGGCCCCCGCGTCACCACAAACGTCTCCCTGGCGGGACGCTACCTGGTCCTGATGCCCTTCACGGACCAGTTCGGCATCTCCCGCAAGATTGAAGACCCCAAGGAACGCCTGCGCCTGCGCCAGATCATGCAGAAGCTGAACGTGCCGGACGGCATGGGCATCATCATGCGCACGGTGGCCCAGGGACAGCGCTACCGCCACTTTGTCCGCGACCTCGCCATGCTGCTGGAGCAATGGTACGGCGTGGAGGAAAAAAAGGAGGCCAACCCCGCCCCCGTCTGCGTGTACCGGGAACCCGACCTGATCGAACGCACGGCACGGGACTTCCTGACGGACACCGTGGACAACATCATCTGCGACGACGCGGAAACTACGGAGCACATGCGCTCCATTGCGGGAAAAATCTCCCGTCGCGCCAAGCGCCACATCCAGCACTTCCCCGTGCGCACGCCCATCTTTGAAGAACTGGGGATTGAAAAACAAATCAACGAAGCCTTCCAGCGCCAGGTGCTCCTGCCCTGCGGCGGCTACCTGGTGATTGACGAGACGGAAGCCCTGATCGCCATTGACGTGAACACCGGGCGCAACAAGGGCACCAAGGACCTGGACAAGACCATTCTGGACACCAACCTGGAAGCCGCCTATGAAATCGCCAGACAGCTCCGCCTGCGCAACATCGGCGGCCTGGTGGTGGTGGACTTCATCGACATGCGCCATAGGAAGGACCAGCAGGCCGTGTACAAAGCCATGAAGGACCGCCTGAAGCGCGACAAGGCCAAGACCCAGGTACTGCAGATCACCCCCATCGGCCTGATGGAAATGACCCGCCAGCGGCTCAATGAAAGCCTCCGGGAATCCGTTCATGACCCGTGCCCGTACTGCGGAGGCCGGGGCCGCGTCAAATCCGTGATGACCATGAGCGTGGAAATTCAGCGGCAGATCTACGCCTGCATCCAGAAATACAGGGAAACCATCGGGGACATGGTCATCGTCGTAAACTCGGAGGTGCTCTCCCGCTTCAAGAATGAAGACGCCAGCCTGCTCATGGAACTGGAACGCCAGCACAGCGGAAGGTTGATCTTCCGCGGCGACCACAACCAGCACCGCGAATCCTTCGCCATTTACGACGCCCGGTACGACAACAAGCCGCTGTACCAATCCGGGCAGTAG
- a CDS encoding rod shape-determining protein has translation MSSFFQKIVKLFSYDIGIDLGTANTLVNVKDQGIVLREPSVVAVKGDKVLAVGDEAKRMLGRTPGSVTAIRPLKDGVIADFYITEEMLRYFIKKATARYYLIKPRVLIAIPSGITEVERRAVKESAEAAGARRVHLIEEPMAAAIGVGLPVQEAAGNMIVDIGGGTTEVALISLSGIVYSRSVRCAGDELDDAIISYMRRTYNLMVGERTAEDIKIRIGSAYPLPQELSIEVKGRDLVAGLPKTVTIRSEEVREALTEQLNTIVDAVRTTLERCPPELAADLVDRGIVLAGGGALLRGLDQLLHEQTGLPIHIAEDPLSAVAEGTGKALQELDFFTNVTDAED, from the coding sequence ATGTCATCTTTCTTTCAGAAAATTGTCAAACTTTTCTCCTATGACATTGGCATTGACCTGGGCACCGCCAACACGCTGGTCAACGTCAAGGACCAGGGCATCGTTCTGCGAGAGCCCTCGGTTGTCGCCGTCAAGGGAGACAAGGTTCTGGCCGTGGGGGACGAAGCCAAGCGAATGCTGGGCCGCACCCCCGGCTCCGTCACGGCCATCCGGCCGCTGAAGGACGGCGTCATCGCCGACTTCTACATCACGGAGGAAATGCTCCGTTACTTCATTAAAAAAGCCACGGCCAGGTATTACCTGATCAAGCCGCGCGTGCTCATCGCCATTCCCTCCGGCATTACGGAAGTGGAACGCAGGGCCGTCAAGGAATCCGCGGAAGCGGCGGGAGCTCGCCGCGTGCACCTGATTGAGGAGCCGATGGCCGCCGCCATCGGCGTGGGCCTTCCAGTCCAGGAAGCCGCCGGCAACATGATCGTGGACATCGGCGGGGGCACTACGGAAGTGGCACTTATTTCCCTCTCCGGCATCGTTTACAGCCGTTCCGTCCGCTGCGCCGGGGACGAGCTGGACGACGCCATTATCTCCTACATGAGGAGAACCTACAATCTTATGGTCGGGGAACGCACCGCCGAGGACATTAAAATCCGCATCGGCTCCGCCTATCCCCTGCCCCAGGAACTCTCTATCGAGGTCAAGGGCCGCGACCTGGTCGCGGGCCTGCCCAAGACAGTGACAATCCGATCAGAAGAAGTGCGCGAAGCGCTCACGGAACAACTCAACACAATTGTTGACGCCGTGCGGACGACTTTGGAACGCTGCCCCCCCGAACTGGCCGCCGACCTCGTGGACCGGGGGATCGTTCTAGCCGGCGGAGGCGCCCTGCTGCGCGGACTGGACCAGCTCCTTCATGAGCAGACCGGCCTGCCCATCCACATTGCGGAAGACCCGCTCAGCGCCGTTGCGGAAGGTACCGGAAAAGCCCTTCAGGAACTGGACTTCTTCACTAATGTTACTGACGCGGAAGACTGA